Proteins encoded in a region of the Quercus lobata isolate SW786 chromosome 8, ValleyOak3.0 Primary Assembly, whole genome shotgun sequence genome:
- the LOC115958314 gene encoding calcium-binding protein KRP1-like has product MASQTPQSQTQFQDFLPIMAQKLGGDGLIGELCNGFNLLVDGDKGVITFDSLRRNSAMLGLQDLSDEDLRSMLKEGDFDGDGALNQMEFCVLMFRLSPELMEESYLLLDDAIQQEFQTYN; this is encoded by the coding sequence ATGGCATCCCAAACCCCACAAAGCCAGACCCAGTTCCAAGATTTCTTGCCCATCATGGCCCAAAAGCTTGGTGGGGATGGTCTAATCGGAGAGCTCTGCAATGGGTTCAATTTGTTAGTCGATGGTGACAAAGGGGTCATCACTTTTGACAGCCTTAGAAGGAACTCGGCTATGCTGGGTCTGCAAGATTTGAGTGATGAAGATCTACGGTCTATGTTGAAGGAAGGCGATTTTGACGGTGATGGTGCACTCAATCAGATGGAGTTTTGTGTCTTGATGTTCAGATTAAGCCCTGAGCTTATGGAAGAGTCTTATTTGTTGTTAGATGATGCTATTCAACAGGAATTCCAAACTTATAATTAG